The Setaria italica strain Yugu1 chromosome IX, Setaria_italica_v2.0, whole genome shotgun sequence genome has a window encoding:
- the LOC101778108 gene encoding 65-kDa microtubule-associated protein 6 produces the protein MGEAVTAAELLYGMPLLRSVTGGDGGGGGRGADPGGCGVLLAELKQLWGEIGKSREERERMVRDLEAECMRVYRRKVDEATGERALLHQSLAAGEAEIAALTAALGADNSPQLKVNKWTMSLTERVSSATSLLEELRAIKAERSRQFADISWEIEKIAAEIAGRSYGYEGSPRASEVEEHDLTIRRMNEYKARLTSLQKEKSDRLHKVLEHVTEVHSLCDMLGEDFIALVNEVHPGLHETADPGKPTSISDSTLGSLAQVVAMLTSEKAKRAAMLREAVAPLVELWELMDSPEEERRGFRKVTAVLNPEKESLSSGVLSVATIKKTEEEVERLTRLKAGRMKELVLKRRLELENICRNMHVEPDASTVPEKSIALIDSGLVNPSELMANIDEQIARAREELQSRKDIMDRINKWLLACEEEQWLEEYNQDENRFSTGRIARLNLKRAEKARLIITKIPAIVDNLMSRTLAWESERKKPFLYDGARLVAVLEEHKQARLRQEEERRRLREQKKLRTLLSEKEAMPHLKRPGSSFGRAAEPCAVNRKRVDAGRHASSAPSVRSGASSSGSSGGAASAAELLRPRSSAAGAGAGHCGEFFKGARRLSGPPFNYVAVAKGGGSMSSSLALS, from the exons ATGGGAGAGGCCGTCACCGCGGCGGAGCTTCTGTACGGCATGCCGCTGCTTCGGTCTGtcaccggcggcgacgggggcggcggcggcagaggcgcgGACCCCGGCGGCTGCGGCGTGCTGCTCGCGGAGCTCAAG CAACTGTGGGGGGAGATCGGGAAGAGCCGGGAGGAGCGGGAGCGGATGGTGCGGGACCTGGAGGCCGAGTGCATGCGCGTGTACCGCCGCAAGGTCGACGAGGCCACCGGCGAGCGGGCGCTGCTGCACCAGTCgctcgccgccggggaggccgAGATCGCAGCGCTCACCGCCGCGCTCGGCGCCGACAACAGCCCGCAGCTCAAG GTAAACAAATGGACCATGTCGTTGACCGAGCGGGTGTCGTCAGCGACGTCCCTGCTGGAAGAACTGAGGGCGATAAAAGCAGAACGGAGCAGGCAGTTCGCTGACATCAGTTGGGAAATCGAGAAGATCGCTGCTGAAATTGCAGGGAGGAGCTACGGCTACGAGGGCTCCCCCAGGGCCAgcgaggtggaggagcatgACCTGACGATCAGGAGGATGAACGAGTACAAGGCACGCCTGACGAGTCTCCAGAAAGAGAAG TCCGATCGGCTCCACAAGGTTCTGGAACACGTCACCGAGGTGCACTCGCTGTGCGACATGCTCGGCGAGGACTTCATCGCCCTCGTGAACGAGGTGCACCCGGGCCTGCACGAGACGGCCGACCCCGGCAAGCCCACCAGCATCAGCGACAGCACGCTGGGCAGCCTCGCCCAGGTCGTGGCGATGCTCACTTCCGAGAAGGCCAAGCGCGCGGCCATG CTGCGAGAGGCCGTGGCGCCGCTGGTGGAGCTGTGGGAGCTGATGGactcgccggaggaggagcggcggggtTTCAGGAAGGTGACGGCCGTTCTGAACCCTGAAAAGGAGTCCCTGTCATCCGGTGTCCTGTCAGTAGCAACCATAAAGAAG AcggaagaggaggtggagaggCTGACGCGGCTCAAGGCCGGCCGGATGAAGGAGCTCGTGCTCAAGAGGCGGCTGGAGCTGGAGAACATCTGCAGGAACATGCACGTGGAGCCCGATGCAAGCACCGTGCCGGAGAAATCCATTGCGTTGATCGATTCCG GCCTCGTGAACCCTTCCGAGCTCATGGCCAACATCGACGAACAGATCGCGAGAGCCAGGGAAGAGCTGCAGTCCAGGAAAGACATCATGGACAGGATAAACAAGTGGCTGTTGGCTTGCGAGGAGGAGCAATGGCTCGAGGAGTACAATCAG GATGAGAACAGGTTCAGTACTGGCAGAATCGCACGCCTGAACCTGAAACGCGCCGAGAAAGCAaggctcatcatcaccaagatcCCAG CCATCGTTGACAACCTGATGAGCCGAACACTCGCGTGGGAGAGCGAGAGGAAGAAGCCGTTCCTGTACGACGGGGCTCGCTTGGTGGCCGTCCTGGAGGAGCACAAGCAAGCCAGGCTgaggcaggaggaggagaggaggcggctcAGG GAGCAGAAGAAGCTGCGCACCCTGCTGAGCGAGAAGGAGGCGATGCCGCACCTGAAGCGGCCCGGCAGCAGcttcggccgcgccgccgagccCTGCGCCGTGAACCGGAAGCGGGTCGACGCGGGCAGGCACGCGTCCTCCGCGCCGTCCGTGCGCAGCGGCGCGTCGTCCAGCGGCAGCAGCGGTGGCGCTGCGAGCGCAGCCGAGCTCCTGAGGCCCCGGTcctcggcggcgggggcgggagcCGGGCACTGCGGCGAGTTCTTCAAGGGCGCGAGGCGGCTCTCGGGGCCGCCGTTCAACTACGTCGCCGTGGCcaagggcggcggcagcatgTCCTCGTCGCTGGCGCTGTCTTGA
- the LOC101776590 gene encoding uncharacterized protein LOC101776590: protein MAGSMQAAEAAGRLSALLSLLALRRLLAVLQPLALLLLLPFRWRARPGAVAAAVASDAAPSSASGPSGKKGKASVVLRVPAGSPMVAARRQASARREIAIRRAREGGREYDLIPTPRGETLFTQCWWPYPPSSTIKPRALVVVMHGLNEHSGRYDHLARRLNEIGIKVYGMDWTGHGGSDGLHGYVQSLDHAVNDLKMYLKKVSAENPGLPCFCFGHSTGGGIILKAALDPEVETLISGVVLTSPAVRVQPAHPIIRVMAPVFALLAPRYQFTASHRNGPPVSRDPEALRAKYTDQLVFTGAIRVRTGYEILRLTSYLQQHLHRITVPILVLHGADDMVTDPDGSRALYEQSSSADKSLNLYPGLLHDLLIEPEKDKIMDDIVAWLSLRV, encoded by the exons ATGGCCGGGAGCAtgcaggcggcggaggccgcggggcGGCTCAGCGCGCTGCTCTCGCTGCTCGCGCTGCGCCGGCTCCTCGCCGTGCTCCAGCCGCTGGCCCTGCTCCTTCTCCTGCCCTTCCgctggcgcgcgcggccgggggccgtcgccgccgccgtggcgtccgacgccgcgccctcctccgcgTCGGGGCCCAGCGGGAAGAAGGGGAAGGCGTCGGTGGTGCTGCGGGTGCCGGCGGGGTCGCCCATGGTCGCCGCGCGTAGGCAGGCGTCGGCGCGGAGGGAGATAGCCATCCGCCGGGCGCGGGAGGGCGGCAGGGAGTACGACCTCATCCCCACGCCCCGCGGCGAGACGCTCTTCACGCAGTGCTGGTGGCCGTACCCGCCCTCCTCCACCATTAAACCAAG GGCGCTAGTTGTTGTCATGCACGGGCTAAACGAGCACAG TGGGAGATATGATCATTTAGCGAGGCGGTTGAATGAGATCGGCATCAAGGTGTACGGGATGGACTGGACCG GCCATGGTGGAAGCGATGGTCTTCATGGATATGTGCAGTCTCTTGATCATGCTGTCAATGATTTG AAAATGTACCTCAAAAAAGTCTCAGCTGAGAACCCTGGTCTTCCATGCTTCTGCTTTGGCCATTCCACTGGCGGAGGCATCATTCTGAAG GCTGCACTTGATCCAGAGGTAGAAACTCTTATTAGTGGTGTTGTCCTGACATCACCAGCTGTTCGTGTACAGCCTGCCCACCCAATCATAAGG GTGATGGCGCCAGTTTTCGCCCTCCTCGCGCCGAGGTACCAGTTCACGGCGTCCCACAGGAACGGGCCACCGGTGTCGCGCGACCCGGAGGCCCTGCGCGCCAAATACACGGACCAGCTCGTGTTCACGGGCGCCATCCGCGTGAGGACGGGCTACGAGATCCTCCGCCTGACGTCCTACCTGCAGCAGCACCTGCACCGGATCACCGTCCCCATCCTGGTGCTGCACGGCGCCGACGACATGGTGACCGACCCCGACGGCTCGCGGGCGCTCTACGAGCAGTCCTCGTCCGCGGACAAGTCCCTCAATCTCTACCCCGGCCTGCTGCACGACCTCCTGATCGAGCCCGAGAAGGACAAGATCATGGACGACATCGTGGCGTGGCTGAGCCTCAGGGTCTGA
- the LOC101777421 gene encoding putative 3,4-dihydroxy-2-butanone kinase isoform X2 — MAARGKKLINDPNDVVTQFIEGLAEAYPGVQYLDGFPEVKVVLRSDVAAGTYDKVAVICGGGSGHEPAHGGFVGQGMLTAAVSGDVFTSPPVNSILAAIRAVTGPKGCLLVVTNYTGDRLNFGLAAEEAKSEGYRVEMVIVGDDCALPPTQGIAGRRGLAGTILVNKVAGAAADAGLPLEKVAEQARHASELVGTMGVALSVCTLPGQETSDRLGPEQIELGLGIHGEPGAAVTELQPVDVVVTRVLKQILSPETQYVPITRGDRVILLTNGLGATPIMELMIATRKAVRELQLEYGIATDRIYTGSFMTSLDMQGNRQKPAKIAVPAPPSCAMKSDKMLQQSRELTKEGCILEVSIEAGAKEIIRIKDSLNEWDSKVGDGDCGTTMYRGAIAILDDMKKCYPMNDAAETVNEIGATVRRVMGGTTGILYDILCKAAYASLKGIKTVEAKHWANALQASIDAISKYGGARVGYRTMLDALIPASESLRERLEAGDDPLDAFVVSSEAAMNGAESTRHMQAQAGRSSYIAADKLALAPDPGAMAAAAWYRAVALSLKSSMSCHSKP; from the exons ATGGCGGCGCGGGGGAAGAAGCTCATCAACGATCCCAACG ATGTGGTGACGCAGTTCATCGAGGGCCTGGCCGAGGCGTACCCCGGGGTGCAGTACCTGGACGGGTTCCCCGAG GTCAAGGTTGTTCTCCGCTCCGATGTCGCGGCCGGGACGTACGATAAGGTTGCTGTTATTTGCG GAGGTGGAAGTGGTCACGAACCAGCCCATGGTGGATTTGTTGGTCAAGGAATGCTGACTGCTGCTGTTTCTGGAGATGTTTTCACTTCTCCACCAGTCAACTCTATTTTGGCT GCTATCCGAGCTGTAACAGGTCCTAAAGGCTGTCTTCTAGTAGTAACG AATTACACGGGTGACCGGCTTAATTTCGGCCTAGCAGCTGAAGAGGCAAAATCTGAAGGCTACAGAGTGGAG ATGGTTATCGTTGGAGATGATTGTGCTCTCCCACCGACTCAAGGCATAGCTGGCAGGAGAGGCCTTGCAGGGACAATTCTTGTTAATAAG GTAGCTGGAGCTGCTGCCGATGCTGGTTTGCCCCTTGAAAAGGTAGCTGAACAAGCAAGGCATGCATCTGAGTTAGTTGGTACAATGGGAGTTGCTCTCTCAGTGTGCACACTGCCTGGTCAGGAGACGTCTGATCGTTTAGGTCCAGAACAAATAGAGCTCGGTCTTGGAATT CATGGAGAGCCTGGCGCTGCTGTCACTGAACTTCAACCTGTTGATGTAGTGGTGACTCGTGTTCTAAAGCAGATCTTGTCACCG GAAACTCAATATGTTCCTATTACAAGAGGCGACAGGGTTATTCTTCTGACTAATGG ATTAGGTGCTACTCCTATCATGGAGTTGATGATTGCCACTAGAAAGGCTGTGCGTGAGTTGCAACTGGAATATGGAATTGCTACTGACAGAATCTACACAGGATCGTTTATGACTTCACTTGACATGCAAG GAAATCGGCAAAAACCTGCAAAAATTGCCGTTCCAGCACCACCATCATGTGCGATGAAGAGTGATAAG ATGCTTCAACAAAGTCGAGAGCTGACCAAAGAGGGCTGCATTTTAGAGGTTTCTATTGAAGCAGGTGCTAAAGAAATTATCAGGATAAAGGATAGTTTAAATGAATGGGACAGTAAAGTAGGTGATGGTGACTGTGGGACAACG ATGTATAGGGGGGCAATTGCTATACTTGATGACATGAAAAAATG CTACCCAATGAATGATGCGGCTGAAACAGTGAATGAGATTGGTGCCACAGTCCGGCGGGTCATGGGAGGAACAACTGGGATCTT GTATGACATACTCTGTAAGGCTGCCTATGCAAGTTTAAAGGGCATTAAAACAGTAGAAGCAAAGCATT GGGCTAATGCTTTACAAGCATCTATCGATGCCATTAGCAAATATGGTGGTGCTCGTGTAGGCTATCGTACCATGCTTGATGCTCTGATTCCTGCTTCAGAAAGTCTTAGAGAG AGACTTGAAGCTGGGGATGACCCTCTTGATGCATTCGTGGTATCATCTGAAGCTGCTATGAATGGTGCTGAATCCACAAGACACATGCAGGCCCAG GCTGGTAGATCATCTTATATTGCTGCTGACAAGTTGGCACTGGCTCCTGATCCTGGAGCTATGGCGGCTGCTGCTTGGTACAGAGCTGTAGCCCTTTCATTGAAGAGCAGCATGTCATGCCATTCAAAACCATAG
- the LOC101777421 gene encoding putative 3,4-dihydroxy-2-butanone kinase isoform X1, whose protein sequence is MAARGKKLINDPNDVVTQFIEGLAEAYPGVQYLDGFPEVKVVLRSDVAAGTYDKVAVICGGGSGHEPAHGGFVGQGMLTAAVSGDVFTSPPVNSILAAIRAVTGPKGCLLVVTNYTGDRLNFGLAAEEAKSEGYRVEMVIVGDDCALPPTQGIAGRRGLAGTILVNKVAGAAADAGLPLEKVAEQARHASELVGTMGVALSVCTLPGQETSDRLGPEQIELGLGIHGEPGAAVTELQPVDVVVTRVLKQILSPETQYVPITRGDRVILLTNGLGATPIMELMIATRKAVRELQLEYGIATDRIYTGSFMTSLDMQGFSLSIMKSDTTILQYLDASTKAPCWPAGADGNRQKPAKIAVPAPPSCAMKSDKMLQQSRELTKEGCILEVSIEAGAKEIIRIKDSLNEWDSKVGDGDCGTTMYRGAIAILDDMKKCYPMNDAAETVNEIGATVRRVMGGTTGILYDILCKAAYASLKGIKTVEAKHWANALQASIDAISKYGGARVGYRTMLDALIPASESLRERLEAGDDPLDAFVVSSEAAMNGAESTRHMQAQAGRSSYIAADKLALAPDPGAMAAAAWYRAVALSLKSSMSCHSKP, encoded by the exons ATGGCGGCGCGGGGGAAGAAGCTCATCAACGATCCCAACG ATGTGGTGACGCAGTTCATCGAGGGCCTGGCCGAGGCGTACCCCGGGGTGCAGTACCTGGACGGGTTCCCCGAG GTCAAGGTTGTTCTCCGCTCCGATGTCGCGGCCGGGACGTACGATAAGGTTGCTGTTATTTGCG GAGGTGGAAGTGGTCACGAACCAGCCCATGGTGGATTTGTTGGTCAAGGAATGCTGACTGCTGCTGTTTCTGGAGATGTTTTCACTTCTCCACCAGTCAACTCTATTTTGGCT GCTATCCGAGCTGTAACAGGTCCTAAAGGCTGTCTTCTAGTAGTAACG AATTACACGGGTGACCGGCTTAATTTCGGCCTAGCAGCTGAAGAGGCAAAATCTGAAGGCTACAGAGTGGAG ATGGTTATCGTTGGAGATGATTGTGCTCTCCCACCGACTCAAGGCATAGCTGGCAGGAGAGGCCTTGCAGGGACAATTCTTGTTAATAAG GTAGCTGGAGCTGCTGCCGATGCTGGTTTGCCCCTTGAAAAGGTAGCTGAACAAGCAAGGCATGCATCTGAGTTAGTTGGTACAATGGGAGTTGCTCTCTCAGTGTGCACACTGCCTGGTCAGGAGACGTCTGATCGTTTAGGTCCAGAACAAATAGAGCTCGGTCTTGGAATT CATGGAGAGCCTGGCGCTGCTGTCACTGAACTTCAACCTGTTGATGTAGTGGTGACTCGTGTTCTAAAGCAGATCTTGTCACCG GAAACTCAATATGTTCCTATTACAAGAGGCGACAGGGTTATTCTTCTGACTAATGG ATTAGGTGCTACTCCTATCATGGAGTTGATGATTGCCACTAGAAAGGCTGTGCGTGAGTTGCAACTGGAATATGGAATTGCTACTGACAGAATCTACACAGGATCGTTTATGACTTCACTTGACATGCAAG GATTCTCATTATCCATCATGAAGTCAGACACAACAATTTTGCAGTACCTAGATGCCTCTACTAAAGCTCCTTGTTGGCCGGCTGGAGCCGATG GAAATCGGCAAAAACCTGCAAAAATTGCCGTTCCAGCACCACCATCATGTGCGATGAAGAGTGATAAG ATGCTTCAACAAAGTCGAGAGCTGACCAAAGAGGGCTGCATTTTAGAGGTTTCTATTGAAGCAGGTGCTAAAGAAATTATCAGGATAAAGGATAGTTTAAATGAATGGGACAGTAAAGTAGGTGATGGTGACTGTGGGACAACG ATGTATAGGGGGGCAATTGCTATACTTGATGACATGAAAAAATG CTACCCAATGAATGATGCGGCTGAAACAGTGAATGAGATTGGTGCCACAGTCCGGCGGGTCATGGGAGGAACAACTGGGATCTT GTATGACATACTCTGTAAGGCTGCCTATGCAAGTTTAAAGGGCATTAAAACAGTAGAAGCAAAGCATT GGGCTAATGCTTTACAAGCATCTATCGATGCCATTAGCAAATATGGTGGTGCTCGTGTAGGCTATCGTACCATGCTTGATGCTCTGATTCCTGCTTCAGAAAGTCTTAGAGAG AGACTTGAAGCTGGGGATGACCCTCTTGATGCATTCGTGGTATCATCTGAAGCTGCTATGAATGGTGCTGAATCCACAAGACACATGCAGGCCCAG GCTGGTAGATCATCTTATATTGCTGCTGACAAGTTGGCACTGGCTCCTGATCCTGGAGCTATGGCGGCTGCTGCTTGGTACAGAGCTGTAGCCCTTTCATTGAAGAGCAGCATGTCATGCCATTCAAAACCATAG
- the LOC101777011 gene encoding putative 3,4-dihydroxy-2-butanone kinase, translating to MAFQGKKLINNPDDVVTEFIEGLVETYPGLQYLDGFPQIKVVLRADVERGAYDKVAVISGGGSGHEPAHAGFVGPGMLTAAVSGDVFASPPVDSILAAIRAVTGPMGCLLIVKNYTGDRLNFGLAAEQAKSEGYKMEMVIVGDDCALPPPRGIAGRRGLAGTILVHKVAGAAADAGLSLADVAAEAKYASEVVGTMGVALSVCTLPGQATSDRLGPKQMELGLGIHGEPGVAVVDLQPVDVVVEHVLKQILSQETQYLPITRGSNAVLLINGLGATPIMELMIAARKAVPELQLAYGIAVDRVYIGTLMTSLDMAGLSITIMKSDENILKRLDAPTKAPAWPVGSEGNRPPAKFPVPVPPSPSMEDDEVLAQPQELSKQGCILEAAIEASATEIISLKDILNEWDSKVGDGDCGTTMYRGATSILEDMNKRYPLNDAAGTINEIGATIRRVMGGTSGILYDILFKAAYASLKQSTTVTANEWADALEASVAAVSKYGGASTGYRTMLDALIPAATVLKQRLKAGEDPVTAFIASSEAASVGAESTKQMQAKAGRSSYIAPDLLASIPDPGAMAAAAWYRAAALAVKNKLHGSKS from the exons ATGGCCTTCCAGGGGAAGAAGCTCATCAACAACCCCGATG ATGTAGTGACGGAGTTCATCGAGGGGCTGGTGGAAACTTACCCTGGCCTGCAGTACCTGGACGGGTTCCCTCAG ATTAAGGTCGTTCTTCGTGCTGATGTCGAGCGTGGCGCCTATGATAAGGTTGCTGTCATCTCAG GTGGTGGAAGCGGTCATGAGCCTGCCCATGCTGGATTTGTTGGGCCAGGCATGTTGACCGCTGCTGTTTCTGGAGATGTTTTCGCTTCTCCGCCTGTGGATTCTATTTTAGCT GCTATTCGAGCTGTAACTGGTCCCATGGGTTGCCTTCTAATAGTAAAG AACTACACTGGTGATAGACTTAATTTTGGATTAGCTGCTGAGCAGGCAAAATCTGAAGGCTATAAGATGGAG ATGGTTATTGTTGGAGATGATTGTGCCCTTCCCCCACCTAGAGGGATAGCTGGTAGGAGAGGTTTAGCTGGAACAATTCTTGTGCATAAG GTTGCTGGGGCTGCGGCAGATGCTGGTTTATCTCTTGCAGATGTTGCCGCGGAGGCAAAATATGCATCTGAGGTCGTTGGTACAATGGGAGTTGCACTTTCTGTTTGCACATTGCCTGGGCAAGCAACCTCTGATCGTTTGGGTCCCAAGCAAATGGAGCTCGGCCTTGGAATT CATGGAGAGCCTGGTGTTGCTGTTGTTGATCTCCAGCCAGTTGATGTAGTGGTTGAACATGTTCTGAAGCAGATATTGTCACAG GAAACTCAGTATCTTCCTATCACAAGGGGGAGCAATGCTGTTCTCCTAATTAATGG ATTAGGAGCCACTCCTATCATGGAACTTATGATTGCAGCAAGAAAAGCAGTTCCTGAGTTACAATTGGCGTATGGCATTGCTGTTGACAGGGTCTACATTGGCACGCTTATGACATCACTTGATATGGCTG GATTATCTATTACCATCATGAAGTCTGATGAGAACATTTTGAAGAGACTTGATGCTCCCACTAAAGCTCCAGCTTGGCCTGTTGGTTCTGAAG GAAACCGCCCACCTGCAAAGTTTCCTGTTCCTGTACCACCATCACCTTCAATGGAGGATGACGAG GTTCTTGCCCAACCTCAGGAGCTAAGCAAGCAAGGGTGTATCCTGGAGGCTGCTATTGAAGCAAGTGCTACAGAAATTATCAGTCTGAAGGACATCCTAAATGAATGGGACAGTAAAGTGGGCGATGGTGACTGTGGAACCACA ATGTATAGAGGAGCAACATCTATTCTTGAAGATATGAACAAGCG TTACCCTTTGAATGATGCAGCTGGAACAATAAATGAAATCGGGGCTACAATCCGAAGGGTGATGGGCGGAACAAGTGGAATCTT GTATGATATACTATTCAAGGCTGCATATGCAAGCTTAAAGCAGAGCACAACTGTTACGGCAAATGAAT GGGCTGATGCTTTAGAGGCTTCCGTTGCTGCTGTTAGCAAATATGGTGGCGCCAGCACAGGATACCGTACAATGTTGGATGCCCTAATTCCTGCTGCTACTGTTTTGAAACAG AGACTGAAGGCTGGGGAGGATCCTGTGACTGCCTTCATCGCTTCTTCTGAAGCAGCATCAGTTGGCGCTGAATCCACTAAACAGATGCAAGCAAAG GCTGGACGGTCATCATACATCGCTCCAGACCTCCTGGCTTCAATCCCTGATCCAGGAGCAATGGCTGCTGCTGCATGGTACCGAGCCGCTGCCCTTGCAGTGAAGAACAAGCTGCACGGTTCGAAGAGCTAG